Proteins encoded in a region of the Zea mays cultivar B73 chromosome 2, Zm-B73-REFERENCE-NAM-5.0, whole genome shotgun sequence genome:
- the LOC100273889 gene encoding Heterogeneous nuclear ribonucleoprotein 1, with protein sequence MEAADHGKLFVGGISWETSEDRLREYFGRFGEVTEAVIMRDRSTGRARGFGFVVFADAAVAERVTTEKHMIDGRMVEAKKAVPRDDHSIVTKSNASSIGSPGPGRTRKIFVGGLPSNVTEADFRRYFEQFGVITDVVVMYDHNTQRPRGFGFITYDSEDAVDKALHKSFHELNGKMVEVKRAVPKEQSPGPAARSPVGVGQNYAMNRVHSFLNGFNQGYNPNPIGGYGIRVDGRYGLISGARNGFSSFGPGYGMGMNVEGGLGGTFGASSGFISNSNGRQMGSYFNASSNRLGSPIGYLGLNDVPGSMLSSMSRNVWGNGSLNYPSNPTNMSAFASPRNGGQVSLPSDNWGGLPSAHGMDNISSLGSGNLGRGTGDNNFGLPSGSYGRNNSTGTIGEPFSAAGNTYEVNNRDTYGSSSIYGGTAWRFASSEVDMPSFVHDIGNVDPTIK encoded by the exons ATGGAGGCCGCCGACCACGGGAAGCTCTTTGTCGGCGGCATCTCGTGGGAGACGAGCGAGGACCGCCTCCGCGAGTACTTCGGCCGCTTCGGCGAGGTCACCGAGGCCGTCATCATGCGGGACCGCAGCACGGGGCGTGCCCGCGGGTTCGGCTTTGTGGTCTTCGCCGATGCTGCTGTCGCCGAGCGCGTCACTACGGAAAAACATATGATCGACGGACGAATG GTGGAAGCAAAGAAGGCTGTTCCCAGGGACGACCACAGTATTGTGACCAAGAGCAACGCCAGCAGCATAGGGTCACCTGGACCGGGACGCACCAGGAAGATCTTTGTTGGAGGCCTGCCCTCGAACGTCACGGAGGCTGACTTCAGAAGGTACTTTGAGCAGTTTGGCGTCATCACTGATGTGGTTGTGATGTACGACCACAACACGCAGAGGCCGAGGGGCTTTGGATTCATCACCTACGATTCAGAAGACGCCGTGGACAAAGCCCTGCACAAGAGCTTCCATGAGCTCAATGGTAAAATGGTTGAGGTCAAGAGGGCTGTTCCAAAGGAGCAGTCGCCTGGACCTGCCGCACGCTCACCTGTGGGAGTGGGGCAGAACTATGCTATGAACAGGGTTCATAGCTTCCTCAATGGCTTCAACCAGGGTTACAATCCGAACCCCATAGGAGGTTACGGCATCAGGGTGGATGGAAGGTATGGCTTGATTTCAGGTGCACGAAATGGGTTCTCTTCTTTTGGACCAGGGTATGGGATGGGCATGAATGTTGAAGGTGGGTTGGGCGGAACATTTGGTGCAAGCTCTGGTTTCATCAGCAACTCCAACGGGAGGCAAATGGGTTCGTACTTCAATGCAAGTTCGAACAGATTGGGTAGCCCTATTGGGTACCTTGGCCTTAATGATGTTCCGGGATCAATGTTGAGTTCCATGTCTAGGAATGTTTGGGGTAATGGGAGTCTAAACTACCCGAGCAATCCTACAAATATGAGTGCTTTTGCTTCACCTAGGAATGGGGGCCAAGTCAGTCTTCCCAGTGACAATTGGGGAGGTCTTCCTTCTGCTCATGGGATGGACAACATTTCAAGCCTTGGGTCAGGGAACCTTGGTCGTGGAACTGGAGATAATAACTTTGGTTTGCCTTCTGGTAGCTATGGCAGGAACAACTCAACTGGTACAATTGGTGAGCCTTTTTCTGCAGCAGGCAATACATATGAAGTAAACAATCGAGATACATATGGGAGCAGCTCTATTTATGGTGGCACAGCCTGGAGGTTCGCATCATCTGAGGTTGAC